Proteins encoded within one genomic window of Nitrospina gracilis 3/211:
- the miaB gene encoding tRNA (N6-isopentenyl adenosine(37)-C2)-methylthiotransferase MiaB, producing the protein MKHVYLETFGCQMNVADTDRMELLLFHSGYTRTQHAEDADLILVNTCSIREKAEQKVYSLFGSFRPLKKQNPDLLFGLAGCLAQQEQEFLLKRMPFLDFIIGPDAVEDIPLAVDRVRREGRPLAWTEFDREKHYSIPVVAPVKPPGPSAFINIIKGCDKFCSFCVVPFTRGREKSREASEIYEEVRQLVDQGAREIILLGQNVNAYGKRGLEKPAAFHELLYGVAEIPGVERLRFTTSHPRDFTPETIRAFRDLDKLVNHLHLPVQSGNDRILDRMRRSHTVAEYMEQIDALKDAVPDIALSTDIIVGFPGETESEFEDTLRLMEKVGYSNSYMFAYSPRPNTPAALYEDSVPDEEKKRRLHATIELQSRLTDRLSQKFLDEEVEVLVESRTSRQNMTFKGRNPEYWMVIFSGGEDALQTGDLARVRVHSAQGHVLKGEYVSITAPATAVGL; encoded by the coding sequence ATGAAACACGTTTACCTCGAAACCTTCGGTTGCCAGATGAATGTGGCCGATACCGACCGCATGGAGCTATTGCTGTTCCATTCCGGCTACACCCGCACGCAACACGCCGAAGACGCCGACCTCATTCTCGTCAACACCTGCTCGATCCGGGAGAAAGCGGAACAAAAGGTGTATTCGCTGTTTGGTTCGTTCCGCCCGCTCAAGAAACAGAACCCGGACCTGCTGTTCGGCCTTGCGGGTTGTCTGGCGCAACAGGAACAGGAATTCCTGCTGAAACGCATGCCGTTTCTGGATTTCATCATCGGACCCGACGCGGTGGAGGACATTCCACTGGCGGTCGATCGCGTCCGCCGCGAGGGCAGGCCGCTGGCCTGGACGGAGTTCGATCGCGAGAAACACTATTCCATCCCCGTAGTGGCGCCGGTGAAGCCTCCCGGACCCAGTGCCTTCATCAACATCATCAAGGGGTGCGACAAGTTCTGCTCGTTCTGCGTGGTGCCGTTCACCCGCGGGCGGGAAAAATCGCGGGAAGCGTCGGAGATCTATGAGGAGGTCCGGCAATTGGTGGACCAGGGGGCGAGGGAGATCATCCTGCTCGGCCAGAACGTCAATGCCTACGGCAAGCGGGGCCTGGAAAAACCGGCGGCGTTTCACGAACTGCTTTACGGCGTGGCGGAAATTCCGGGCGTCGAGCGTTTGCGCTTCACCACCAGCCATCCGCGCGACTTCACACCGGAAACCATCCGGGCGTTCCGCGATCTGGACAAACTGGTCAACCACCTGCACCTGCCGGTGCAGTCCGGCAACGACCGCATCCTGGACCGCATGCGGCGCAGTCACACCGTGGCGGAGTACATGGAACAGATCGACGCATTGAAAGACGCAGTGCCGGACATCGCGCTGTCCACCGACATCATCGTCGGTTTTCCCGGCGAGACGGAGAGCGAGTTCGAGGACACACTTCGGCTGATGGAGAAGGTGGGCTACAGCAACAGCTACATGTTCGCCTACAGCCCTCGACCCAACACCCCCGCCGCGTTGTATGAAGACTCGGTTCCGGACGAAGAGAAGAAACGCCGGCTGCACGCCACCATCGAACTGCAGTCCCGACTGACGGATCGATTGAGCCAGAAGTTTCTCGATGAGGAAGTCGAGGTATTGGTTGAAAGCCGTACCTCACGGCAGAACATGACCTTCAAAGGCCGCAATCCGGAATACTGGATGGTGATTTTCTCAGGTGGGGAAGACGCATTGCAGACCGGCGACCTCGCCCGCGTGCGCGTGCACAGTGCGCAGGGTCATGTCCTCAAAGGGGAGTACGTTTCCATAACCGCGCCCGCAACAGCCGTCGGGTTGTAA
- a CDS encoding helix-turn-helix transcriptional regulator produces the protein MASVNNVRKIRESKMMSKAELARKASVTVQTIDRIEKGNDCRLDTKRKIILALGYKLGERSKVFGEETSADDRASSQVKTKSKSKVKVRRQAGKGKRQA, from the coding sequence GTGGCCAGTGTGAATAATGTCCGCAAAATCCGCGAGTCGAAGATGATGAGCAAGGCCGAGCTCGCACGGAAAGCCAGTGTCACCGTGCAAACCATCGACCGGATTGAAAAAGGGAACGATTGCCGCTTGGACACCAAACGCAAAATCATACTTGCACTCGGGTACAAACTGGGGGAGCGCTCGAAAGTCTTTGGGGAGGAAACGTCTGCAGACGACCGGGCATCCAGCCAGGTCAAGACCAAATCCAAATCCAAGGTCAAGGTGCGTCGCCAGGCCGGAAAGGGGAAAAGGCAGGCATGA
- the pilM gene encoding type IV pilus assembly protein PilM, protein MFLSAKTPLLAIDIGSHSIKVAQLDGDPGKFELKNFGLMPLEPESVTEGVVRDEEQVSDALTRLLAAEKINNRFAVVSVSGEAVMIKKIKVPVLPEEDLAEAIQEEAEQYIPFDIDDVRIDYQVLEPSVTFDEHEFEDEEEEKLDILLVAVQNEIIDSRLAVLAAAGLKPVIVDLDVFAIVNALGNSRNVKDMGSVALLDLGHTFTHLNILMDGVSTFTRDIPVGGGLCTKNLVSRFQLEPKDAEALKYGVLPEEVEKDDVINVILDSIDPIIEELHKAFEFFSSTSNSQVEKVFVMGGGALIPGVDGFIADRMAVPVELFDPFESIKIPSTFDKKALAHMAPMSAVAIGLASRRFDYLEQMESKKKEQKVK, encoded by the coding sequence ATGTTTCTTTCGGCCAAAACTCCGTTGTTGGCTATTGATATCGGGTCGCATTCCATCAAGGTCGCCCAGCTCGATGGGGATCCGGGAAAGTTTGAGTTGAAAAACTTCGGACTCATGCCCCTGGAACCGGAATCGGTGACGGAGGGAGTGGTGCGCGATGAAGAGCAGGTCTCCGACGCCCTCACACGCCTTCTGGCCGCGGAAAAGATTAATAACCGTTTCGCGGTTGTTTCCGTTTCCGGTGAGGCGGTGATGATCAAAAAGATCAAGGTGCCCGTTCTGCCGGAAGAAGACCTGGCTGAAGCCATCCAGGAAGAGGCGGAACAGTATATTCCCTTCGACATCGACGACGTGCGCATCGACTACCAGGTATTGGAACCCAGCGTGACTTTTGATGAACACGAATTTGAGGATGAGGAAGAGGAGAAACTGGACATCCTGCTGGTTGCCGTGCAGAACGAAATCATCGACAGCCGTCTGGCTGTGCTCGCGGCCGCCGGCCTGAAACCGGTCATTGTCGACCTCGACGTTTTCGCCATCGTCAACGCTCTTGGCAATTCCAGAAATGTGAAGGACATGGGTTCGGTGGCATTGCTTGATCTGGGGCATACGTTCACCCACCTCAATATTCTGATGGACGGCGTCAGCACCTTCACCCGCGACATACCGGTGGGTGGTGGGTTGTGCACGAAAAATCTGGTGAGCCGTTTTCAGCTGGAACCCAAAGATGCCGAGGCCCTCAAGTACGGCGTTCTGCCGGAAGAGGTGGAAAAGGACGATGTGATCAATGTCATCCTCGATTCTATCGATCCGATCATCGAGGAGCTCCATAAGGCTTTTGAGTTTTTCAGCTCTACCTCCAACAGTCAGGTGGAGAAGGTGTTTGTCATGGGAGGGGGTGCGTTGATTCCGGGGGTGGATGGATTTATCGCCGATCGCATGGCGGTGCCTGTGGAATTGTTCGATCCGTTTGAATCCATCAAGATTCCGTCGACTTTTGACAAGAAAGCCCTGGCGCACATGGCACCCATGTCCGCCGTCGCCATCGGGCTTGCTTCGAGACGGTTCGATTACCTGGAACAGATGGAGTCCAAGAAAAAAGAACAAAAGGTGAAATAA
- a CDS encoding PilN domain-containing protein, with protein MNLIRVNLYDYQRIVREIIIQKLFAGILSAGLLAGVACFLVWAWQLVTVAQLEGDIEEVQSQVNALTPDYRKVQKLKKKKDRYGDIIKGIDGLRTKRSRTTELLEDLGQSLPDGVWLTVVEQRTLDDLANIPDLFLGVNKAAINEAKANAEKEGREHEPHQFIQITGQGDDHQAIVHFVERLRELPYFDHVMLARTEQKWKKNYPVKEFIIY; from the coding sequence ATGAATCTCATTCGCGTCAATCTATACGACTACCAGCGCATTGTCCGGGAAATCATCATTCAAAAGCTGTTTGCCGGCATTTTGAGCGCCGGCTTGCTCGCAGGCGTGGCCTGTTTTCTGGTGTGGGCATGGCAGCTGGTCACCGTTGCGCAGTTGGAAGGCGACATCGAGGAAGTGCAGTCCCAGGTGAACGCGTTGACCCCGGATTACCGGAAAGTTCAGAAACTCAAAAAGAAAAAGGACCGTTACGGAGACATCATCAAGGGAATCGACGGGCTTCGTACCAAACGAAGCCGAACGACCGAGTTGCTGGAAGACCTGGGGCAGAGCCTGCCGGACGGGGTTTGGCTGACGGTGGTGGAGCAGCGAACGCTGGACGACCTGGCGAATATCCCGGATCTTTTTCTCGGCGTCAACAAGGCTGCCATCAATGAAGCGAAGGCCAATGCGGAGAAGGAGGGGCGCGAACACGAACCGCACCAGTTTATCCAGATCACGGGTCAGGGGGACGACCACCAGGCTATCGTTCATTTCGTGGAGAGACTGAGAGAGCTGCCCTACTTCGATCATGTGATGCTGGCCCGGACTGAGCAGAAGTGGAAGAAGAATTATCCGGTCAAGGAATTCATCATTTACAG
- a CDS encoding type 4a pilus biogenesis protein PilO, with amino-acid sequence MDKIFDKIPYDKLDRFQKPQAIMVGAALCFGIFIAYYLLIYSAYQDEYRELETKLSKTEDKLKLYQQEVSQKELITKQVATLSGTLVEKKRQLPLVEQLPTLLNKISDVGRFLDVNIVTFRLDEASEKKFYKEIPITMTITGDYYHTAGFFDTLQSLLRMVNISKLKMVRETTQVPVKGEMGEAQRKSVLLLKTDIQAKTFAYIEGSEKEGE; translated from the coding sequence ATGGATAAAATTTTTGACAAGATTCCATACGACAAACTGGATCGGTTCCAGAAACCCCAGGCCATCATGGTGGGAGCGGCGCTGTGCTTCGGCATTTTTATTGCCTATTACCTTTTAATTTACAGTGCCTACCAGGATGAGTATCGCGAACTGGAAACCAAGTTGAGTAAAACTGAGGACAAGCTGAAACTGTACCAGCAGGAAGTGTCGCAGAAGGAATTGATCACCAAACAGGTCGCCACGCTTTCAGGTACGCTGGTTGAAAAGAAACGCCAGCTTCCGTTGGTTGAGCAATTGCCCACGCTTTTGAACAAAATTTCGGATGTGGGCCGGTTCCTGGACGTGAACATTGTGACGTTCCGGCTGGATGAAGCGTCCGAAAAGAAATTTTACAAGGAAATCCCCATCACAATGACCATCACCGGGGATTACTACCATACGGCCGGATTCTTTGACACGTTGCAGAGCCTGTTGCGCATGGTGAATATTTCCAAGCTCAAAATGGTTCGGGAGACCACTCAGGTTCCGGTGAAGGGTGAAATGGGTGAGGCCCAACGGAAGTCGGTCCTTTTGTTGAAGACGGACATTCAAGCGAAAACGTTTGCATACATTGAAGGCTCCGAGAAAGAGGGTGAATAA
- a CDS encoding pilus assembly protein PilP, translating to MKTQTQYLNGFPDTRGVRWFVAALMAAWMVLAVWVPELQAARTQNKTSLVRQLFVLSGSQKEKALVARMTMEPSVFTNPNLLSSLGLSKEHITLINEVYEGAFNTNEFYNTKFRALRDGFNRTHIRRAIRFFRSPLGRRIAALDSSYVKRWGEYESFLKRITAHPPDKKRLELMDRLEKAKSQVDYDIKFKASMLRTVAPLNDFFAVGSAEKLVMKLKMELRDHQRSLHIIDNLFRYKALSDRDVERMVRFYESPEGRWYNRRDQEGNAAGISKMNRRAERALKEVVRRLKSTKEDFDTLKAVFAPGLRYMFTDKRDPFVPQIDEVNIEAIQKQMQEDKDRRKRMKERMEEKQLFRSRMDQELGTLPSIPYEVYRAVKRTDPRLHSDLEYYAALFKNKRELRDMSKDEIVEEISNYKNLIEKASGVGSMQIGSDLQNELGQLKLSGLIWNGQETVALVETPDTFGHTIRVGSLLGPRYGVVEAIDQEKITIIERIRDYQGNIRTQTRYLEFTKPADE from the coding sequence ATGAAAACGCAGACACAATATTTAAACGGATTCCCTGACACCCGCGGTGTGCGCTGGTTCGTGGCGGCCCTGATGGCGGCCTGGATGGTCCTTGCCGTCTGGGTCCCGGAACTCCAGGCGGCCAGAACGCAAAACAAGACTTCACTCGTTCGGCAGTTGTTCGTGCTAAGCGGATCCCAGAAGGAAAAGGCTCTGGTGGCGCGCATGACCATGGAACCTTCCGTGTTCACCAACCCGAACCTGCTGTCATCTTTGGGGCTTTCAAAAGAGCACATCACCCTCATCAATGAAGTGTACGAGGGAGCGTTCAACACCAACGAGTTTTACAATACCAAATTCCGGGCCCTTCGAGATGGTTTCAACCGAACGCACATCCGCCGGGCCATCCGGTTTTTCCGTTCGCCGCTGGGGCGCCGCATCGCTGCATTGGACTCCAGCTATGTGAAGCGATGGGGCGAATACGAAAGCTTTCTCAAGCGCATCACGGCACACCCTCCGGACAAAAAGCGCCTGGAGTTGATGGACCGCCTGGAGAAAGCCAAGTCGCAGGTAGATTACGATATCAAATTCAAGGCATCCATGCTTCGTACGGTGGCGCCGTTGAACGATTTCTTCGCCGTAGGCAGCGCCGAGAAGCTGGTCATGAAGTTGAAGATGGAACTGCGCGACCATCAGCGGTCCTTGCACATCATCGACAACCTTTTCCGCTACAAAGCTCTCAGTGATCGTGATGTCGAACGCATGGTCCGGTTTTATGAATCGCCCGAAGGGCGCTGGTACAACCGTAGGGACCAGGAGGGCAACGCCGCAGGTATCTCCAAAATGAATCGGCGGGCGGAAAGGGCCTTGAAGGAAGTGGTGCGCCGGCTCAAATCCACGAAAGAAGATTTTGACACTCTCAAAGCCGTGTTCGCTCCCGGTCTGCGCTACATGTTCACGGACAAACGGGATCCCTTTGTGCCTCAGATTGATGAAGTGAATATAGAAGCCATACAGAAGCAGATGCAGGAAGACAAGGACCGGCGGAAACGCATGAAGGAAAGAATGGAAGAGAAACAGTTGTTCCGAAGCCGTATGGACCAGGAACTGGGAACCCTTCCGTCGATTCCTTACGAGGTCTACCGCGCAGTCAAACGAACGGACCCGAGACTCCATTCCGACCTCGAATACTATGCGGCGCTGTTTAAAAACAAAAGAGAACTGCGGGACATGAGCAAGGATGAGATCGTAGAGGAAATCAGCAATTACAAGAATCTGATTGAAAAGGCCAGTGGGGTTGGGTCCATGCAGATCGGGTCCGACCTGCAGAATGAACTGGGTCAATTGAAACTGTCCGGTCTCATCTGGAACGGCCAGGAGACCGTTGCCCTGGTGGAGACTCCGGATACTTTTGGACATACCATCCGCGTCGGTTCTCTGCTTGGACCGCGTTATGGTGTGGTCGAAGCCATTGATCAGGAAAAGATCACCATTATTGAACGTATCCGCGATTATCAGGGCAACATCCGGACCCAAACCCGATATCTGGAGTTTACTAAACCGGCCGATGAATGA
- the pilQ gene encoding type IV pilus secretin family protein — MKTKNMKIHISCLTAVVMAVCLTAFPVFGATGDKGHASVKPENMKGISVTKSGKTINGKKGKVWNVAQMTEEAPASTINEIQNLTADQQGDETSIQLQISGSVNYTAFKLENPLRLVLDFPGTSQGMLSGAIQVNKGVVNTVTPTYFEEAKVLRLEIGLNQTASYEIVKTGPNSLDVRIQAASMEAGNKDTRTASSFEEEMGMTSGQQEGSLYESGSKASVEDTCGNLLGGQKERYTFDFQDASLKNIFRIISDVSGFNVVLSPDVSGNVNVRLVDVGWNTALELILDNYGLARKCQKNIIRIAPKAALEEAKKSEPLVTEMIRISYADIEEMVKNLEKIKSIDRGQISSDTRTNTLILTDIEDKIEEMVSVIRTLDIRTPQVMIESRIIEIARSFTQDLGLQWTLNNNIDVANPGFPTTLNGEFLVDLATNVATPAGLYTLTMSDADHQLQLILAAAESEGKSRTIANPKVTTLDNKEAKIRSGREIPYQTFSANEGTKIEFVDAEINLTVKPHITAEEDVYMKITATQNQADFGQQVNGVPTIITKEANSEVLVDNGATVVLGGLFQQEINEARVRVPYLHQIPILGYLFKNRSQDDTISELLIFVTPTIVRENIE; from the coding sequence GTGAAAACCAAAAACATGAAAATTCATATCTCTTGTTTGACCGCCGTCGTGATGGCTGTGTGCCTGACGGCGTTCCCGGTTTTCGGCGCCACGGGGGACAAGGGCCACGCCTCCGTCAAGCCGGAAAACATGAAGGGGATTTCTGTCACCAAATCCGGGAAAACCATCAATGGAAAAAAAGGCAAGGTTTGGAATGTCGCCCAGATGACCGAAGAGGCGCCCGCTTCGACCATAAATGAAATTCAGAACCTGACCGCAGACCAGCAAGGCGACGAAACCTCCATTCAACTCCAGATCAGCGGCTCGGTGAATTACACTGCCTTCAAACTGGAAAACCCGCTCCGCCTGGTGCTCGACTTTCCGGGTACGTCCCAGGGCATGTTGAGCGGAGCCATCCAGGTCAACAAGGGAGTGGTCAATACGGTCACCCCGACGTACTTTGAAGAAGCCAAAGTGCTGCGCTTGGAGATCGGTCTCAACCAGACCGCCAGTTACGAAATCGTCAAAACCGGACCCAACAGCCTGGACGTCCGCATTCAGGCGGCTTCCATGGAAGCAGGAAACAAGGACACCCGCACGGCCTCCTCGTTTGAGGAAGAAATGGGCATGACCAGTGGGCAACAGGAAGGCTCCCTTTACGAATCGGGATCCAAGGCCAGCGTGGAAGATACCTGCGGCAACCTGCTGGGCGGACAGAAAGAACGCTATACCTTCGACTTCCAGGACGCGAGCCTGAAAAACATTTTCCGTATCATTTCCGATGTCAGCGGGTTCAACGTTGTGTTGTCTCCGGATGTGAGTGGAAACGTCAATGTCCGCCTGGTTGATGTCGGCTGGAATACAGCTCTTGAATTGATACTGGATAACTACGGGCTTGCACGCAAATGCCAGAAAAACATCATTCGCATTGCACCCAAAGCGGCGCTCGAGGAAGCCAAGAAATCCGAACCGCTGGTGACCGAAATGATCCGCATCAGTTACGCGGACATCGAGGAGATGGTGAAAAATCTGGAAAAAATCAAGTCGATTGACCGGGGTCAGATCTCTTCCGACACCCGGACCAACACGCTGATCCTCACCGACATTGAGGACAAGATCGAGGAAATGGTGTCGGTGATCCGGACGCTGGATATCCGAACCCCGCAGGTCATGATCGAGTCCCGTATCATCGAGATCGCCCGGTCGTTCACCCAGGACCTCGGACTGCAATGGACGTTGAACAACAACATCGACGTGGCCAACCCGGGATTCCCGACCACGCTGAACGGCGAATTCCTGGTGGACCTCGCCACTAACGTAGCCACGCCCGCGGGCTTGTACACGTTGACCATGAGCGATGCGGACCACCAGTTGCAGTTGATCCTGGCCGCCGCGGAGAGCGAGGGCAAGTCGCGCACCATCGCCAATCCCAAGGTGACGACACTGGATAACAAGGAAGCCAAGATCCGCAGTGGCCGGGAGATCCCGTATCAGACTTTCTCCGCGAACGAAGGTACCAAGATCGAGTTCGTCGATGCGGAAATCAACCTGACGGTCAAACCCCATATCACGGCGGAAGAGGACGTCTACATGAAGATAACCGCGACCCAGAACCAGGCCGACTTCGGTCAGCAGGTCAACGGCGTACCGACCATCATCACCAAGGAAGCCAATTCCGAAGTGCTGGTGGACAACGGTGCCACGGTGGTGCTGGGCGGCCTTTTCCAGCAGGAAATCAACGAAGCCCGCGTGCGGGTGCCTTACCTGCACCAGATTCCGATTCTCGGATACCTCTTCAAGAATCGTTCGCAAGATGATACCATCTCGGAATTACTGATTTTCGTTACGCCCACCATCGTGCGGGAAAACATCGAATAG
- the aroB gene encoding 3-dehydroquinate synthase, with the protein MKVLRIDLADRSYDILIGQNLFGTLGDRVPSLAGLRRAVIVTHPSIRALYGPALEAGLKQAGIESRVVEIPEGEAHKTLASAEVVYDHLMKSAYDRNTLMVALGGGVIGDLTGFVAATYQRGVPFLQVPTTLLSQVDSSVGGKTAVNHPLGKNMIGAFYQPRAVIIDLNTLKTLPPDEFRAGMAEIIKYGVIEDPDLFQYLEDNVDAIQAQDPQTLTHIIETSCAIKARVVEKDERESNYRMVLNYGHTVGHAVEALTGYTQFKHGEAVAIGMVAAARLSHQMGYCDAATVERITKLIDRYGLPTALPEFPARAYIESMYRDKKAREKKIRFILVHTLGKVEIVDAVPEPELEKVLISK; encoded by the coding sequence ATGAAAGTTTTGAGGATAGATCTGGCCGACAGGAGTTACGACATCCTGATCGGCCAGAATCTATTTGGCACCCTTGGGGACCGCGTGCCTTCGCTTGCCGGTCTGCGCCGCGCGGTGATCGTCACGCATCCTTCCATCCGCGCTCTGTACGGGCCTGCGCTGGAGGCCGGGTTGAAGCAGGCGGGCATCGAAAGCCGCGTTGTTGAAATTCCGGAGGGCGAGGCGCACAAAACGCTGGCCAGCGCCGAAGTGGTTTATGATCACCTGATGAAGAGCGCCTACGACCGAAACACACTGATGGTCGCTCTGGGGGGCGGGGTGATCGGTGACCTCACCGGCTTCGTCGCCGCAACCTATCAACGGGGCGTGCCCTTCCTGCAGGTGCCCACGACCCTGCTGTCGCAGGTGGACAGCAGTGTCGGCGGCAAAACCGCCGTCAACCACCCGCTCGGCAAAAACATGATCGGCGCGTTCTACCAGCCGCGCGCCGTCATCATCGACCTCAACACCTTGAAGACCCTTCCTCCCGATGAATTCCGCGCCGGCATGGCCGAGATCATCAAGTATGGGGTCATCGAGGACCCGGATCTGTTCCAGTATCTGGAAGACAACGTGGATGCGATCCAGGCGCAGGACCCGCAAACGCTCACCCACATCATCGAAACTTCGTGTGCCATCAAGGCGCGGGTGGTGGAGAAAGACGAGCGCGAAAGCAATTACCGTATGGTTCTGAATTACGGCCACACCGTCGGCCATGCCGTGGAAGCCCTCACCGGATACACGCAATTCAAACACGGCGAGGCCGTGGCAATCGGCATGGTCGCCGCAGCGCGCCTGTCGCACCAGATGGGATACTGCGACGCCGCCACGGTGGAGCGGATCACCAAGCTCATTGACCGCTACGGCCTGCCCACGGCCCTTCCGGAATTTCCCGCCCGCGCTTACATCGAGTCCATGTACCGCGACAAAAAAGCGCGCGAAAAGAAAATCCGCTTCATCCTCGTCCACACACTGGGCAAAGTGGAAATCGTGGATGCCGTCCCCGAGCCGGAACTTGAAAAAGTTTTGATTTCGAAGTGA